A DNA window from Pseudomonas sp. GD03919 contains the following coding sequences:
- a CDS encoding ABC transporter permease subunit — MLSFIARRLGLLIPTFFGVTLLTFALIRLIPGDPVEVMMGERRVDPEMHAQAMERLGLNKPLYAQYFDYIGQLASGNLGESLRSRESVWKEFLTLFPATVELAMAALLFAGTLGVIAGVIAALKRGSLFDHGVMGISLTGYSMPIFWWGLLLIMFFSVGLGWTPVSGRIDLLYDIPPVTGFMLIDTLLSEEQGAFVDALRHLILPAVVLGTIPLAVIARMTRSAMLEVLREDYIRTARAKGLSPARVVFVHGLRNALIPVLTVFGLQVGALLAGAVLTETIFSWPGIGKWLIEAIGARDYPVVQNGILLIACLVILVNFIVDILYGLANPRIRHQK; from the coding sequence ATGCTGTCCTTCATCGCCAGACGCCTGGGGCTGTTGATCCCCACCTTCTTCGGCGTCACCCTGCTGACGTTCGCGCTGATCCGCCTGATCCCCGGTGACCCGGTGGAAGTGATGATGGGCGAGCGCCGCGTCGACCCGGAAATGCACGCTCAGGCCATGGAGCGCCTGGGGCTGAACAAGCCCCTGTATGCGCAGTATTTCGACTACATCGGCCAGCTCGCCAGCGGCAACCTGGGCGAATCGCTGCGCTCGCGTGAAAGCGTGTGGAAAGAGTTTCTCACCCTGTTTCCCGCCACCGTCGAACTGGCAATGGCTGCCTTGCTGTTCGCCGGCACCCTCGGTGTGATCGCCGGGGTAATCGCCGCCCTCAAGCGCGGCTCGCTGTTCGACCACGGGGTGATGGGCATCTCGCTGACCGGCTATTCCATGCCGATTTTCTGGTGGGGCCTGCTGCTGATCATGTTCTTCTCGGTGGGCCTGGGCTGGACGCCAGTATCCGGGCGCATCGACCTGCTCTACGACATCCCGCCGGTGACCGGTTTCATGCTCATCGACACCCTGCTTTCCGAAGAGCAAGGTGCCTTCGTCGATGCCCTGCGCCATCTGATCCTGCCGGCTGTCGTGCTCGGCACCATCCCGCTGGCGGTGATCGCGCGGATGACTCGCTCGGCGATGCTCGAAGTGCTGCGCGAGGACTATATCCGTACCGCGCGGGCCAAGGGCTTGTCGCCAGCGCGCGTGGTCTTCGTGCATGGCCTGCGCAATGCCTTGATCCCGGTGTTGACGGTGTTCGGCCTGCAGGTCGGCGCCCTGCTGGCCGGCGCGGTACTGACCGAAACCATCTTCTCCTGGCCGGGTATCGGCAAATGGCTGATCGAAGCCATCGGCGCCCGCGACTACCCGGTGGTGCAGAACGGCATCCTGCTGATCGCCTGCCTGGTGATCCTGGTCAACTTCATCGTGGACATTCTCTATGGCCTGGCCAATCCACGTATTCGCCATCAGAAGTAA
- a CDS encoding SIMPL domain-containing protein (The SIMPL domain is named for its presence in mouse protein SIMPL (signalling molecule that associates with mouse pelle-like kinase). Bacterial member BP26, from Brucella, was shown to assemble into a channel-like structure, while YggE from E. coli has been associated with resistance to oxidative stress.) gives MRTMTRIATALALTAASLASTGLLAAEARYNQIALRAEVNQEVAHDLMHVTLYSESQNADPAKLAAEITNTLNKTLEQARQVKGVAVKLGSRHSYPVYDDKGQTISAWRERAEVRLESADFAALSTLTGELLQSMKMAGMDFSIATDTRKSREDALLKDAVNAFRARAQLATEALGGNGYKLVSLSLNTGGFQPPMAMRNVEAKGMAMMDAAATPQIEAGTSQVTVSADGVIEVQMP, from the coding sequence ATGCGCACCATGACCCGGATCGCCACCGCCCTCGCCCTCACCGCTGCCAGCCTGGCCAGCACCGGCCTGCTGGCCGCCGAGGCGCGCTACAACCAGATCGCCCTGCGCGCCGAGGTCAATCAGGAAGTGGCACACGATCTGATGCACGTCACCCTCTACAGCGAATCGCAGAATGCCGACCCGGCCAAGCTGGCCGCCGAGATCACCAATACCCTGAACAAGACGCTGGAGCAGGCGCGTCAGGTCAAGGGCGTAGCGGTCAAGCTGGGCAGCCGCCACAGCTACCCGGTCTACGATGACAAGGGGCAGACGATCAGCGCCTGGCGTGAACGCGCCGAGGTGCGCCTGGAAAGTGCCGACTTCGCCGCGCTTTCCACGCTGACCGGCGAGCTGCTGCAATCGATGAAAATGGCCGGCATGGACTTCAGCATCGCCACCGACACCCGCAAGAGCCGCGAAGATGCCCTGCTCAAGGACGCCGTCAATGCCTTCAGGGCACGTGCGCAACTGGCCACCGAAGCGCTCGGCGGCAATGGCTACAAGCTGGTCAGCCTGAGCCTCAATACGGGCGGTTTCCAGCCGCCAATGGCCATGCGCAACGTCGAGGCCAAGGGCATGGCGATGATGGACGCAGCCGCCACGCCGCAGATCGAGGCCGGCACCAGCCAGGTCACGGTGAGTGCCGATGGCGTCATCGAAGTGCAGATGCCCTGA
- a CDS encoding ABC transporter ATP-binding protein has protein sequence MSLLNIRNLSVRFGTADAVPVADGLDLSVEKGEVLAIVGESGSGKSVTMMALMGLIDAPGIVQADCMQFDGTDMLRLKGRQRRHIVGKDLAMVFQDPMTALNPSYTVGFQIEEVLRQHLGLKGKAARARALELLERVEIPGAASRLDAYPHQLSGGMSQRVAIAMAIAAEPKLLIADEPTTALDVTIQAQIMELLLDLQRDQGMALVLITHDLAVVAETAQRVCVMYAGQAVELGQVPTLFDAPSHPYTEALLKAIPEHSAGASRLATLPGIVPGRYDRPRGCLLSPRCPYVQSRCRDERPPLEAHERGAARCFFPLHPTAEVA, from the coding sequence ATGAGCCTGCTGAATATCCGCAACCTCTCTGTGCGTTTCGGCACTGCCGATGCCGTGCCGGTGGCCGATGGTCTCGACCTGTCCGTGGAAAAGGGCGAAGTGCTGGCCATCGTCGGCGAGTCCGGTTCGGGCAAGTCGGTGACCATGATGGCCCTGATGGGCCTGATCGACGCCCCCGGCATCGTTCAGGCCGACTGCATGCAGTTCGACGGCACCGACATGCTGCGCCTGAAAGGCCGCCAGCGCCGGCATATCGTCGGCAAGGACCTGGCCATGGTCTTCCAGGACCCGATGACCGCCCTCAACCCCAGTTACACCGTGGGTTTCCAGATCGAGGAGGTGCTGCGCCAGCACCTTGGTCTGAAAGGCAAGGCGGCGCGCGCCCGTGCCCTGGAGCTGCTGGAGCGGGTCGAGATTCCCGGCGCTGCCAGCCGCCTCGATGCCTACCCACACCAGCTTTCCGGCGGCATGAGTCAGCGCGTGGCGATCGCCATGGCGATTGCCGCCGAACCCAAGCTGCTGATCGCCGACGAGCCGACCACCGCGCTGGACGTGACCATCCAGGCGCAGATCATGGAGCTGCTGCTGGATCTGCAGCGCGATCAGGGTATGGCGCTGGTGCTGATCACTCACGATTTGGCCGTGGTGGCCGAAACCGCTCAGCGCGTGTGCGTGATGTACGCCGGCCAGGCAGTGGAGCTGGGCCAGGTACCGACCTTGTTCGATGCGCCCAGCCATCCTTATACCGAAGCGCTGCTCAAGGCCATCCCGGAACACAGCGCAGGCGCCAGCCGCCTGGCCACCCTGCCCGGCATCGTCCCCGGTCGTTACGACCGCCCACGAGGCTGCCTGCTATCACCACGCTGCCCCTACGTACAATCGCGTTGCCGTGACGAACGCCCGCCCTTGGAGGCACACGAACGTGGCGCCGCACGTTGCTTCTTTCCTCTTCACCCCACGGCGGAGGTGGCCTGA
- the trmA gene encoding tRNA (uridine(54)-C5)-methyltransferase TrmA: protein MSRPAFDPATYDAQLAEKKARLVELLAPFAAPEPEVFDSPREHYRMRAEFRLWREDGQRHYAMFAPGDKHTPILLDDFPIASLRINELMPRLRAAWQASETLSFKLFQVEFLTTLAGDALITLAYHRPLDETWQAEAEKLAAELNVSLVGRSRGQRLVIGRDYVEEELSVAGRTFRYRQPEGAFTQPNGRVCEKMLGWAYDVLGQRSDDLLELYCGNGNFTLPLATRVRKVLATEISKTSVGAALANLADNGVNNVELVRLSAEELTQALNEVRPFRRLAGIDLKSYAFGSVFVDPPRAGMDPDTCELTRRFQRILYISCNPETLAANIAQLHDTHKITRSALFDQFPYTHHMEAGVLLERR from the coding sequence ATGAGCCGCCCCGCATTCGACCCTGCCACCTACGACGCCCAACTCGCCGAGAAGAAGGCCCGTCTGGTCGAGCTGCTGGCCCCCTTCGCCGCGCCCGAGCCCGAGGTGTTCGACTCGCCACGCGAGCACTACCGCATGCGTGCCGAGTTCCGCCTGTGGCGTGAAGACGGCCAGCGTCACTATGCGATGTTCGCGCCGGGCGATAAGCACACGCCGATCCTGCTCGACGATTTCCCCATCGCCAGCCTGCGCATCAACGAACTGATGCCGCGTCTACGTGCCGCCTGGCAGGCCAGCGAAACGCTGTCGTTCAAGCTGTTCCAGGTGGAGTTCCTCACCACCCTGGCCGGCGATGCGCTGATCACCCTGGCCTACCACCGCCCCCTGGACGAGACCTGGCAGGCCGAGGCAGAGAAACTGGCCGCCGAGCTGAACGTCAGCCTGGTGGGACGCTCTCGCGGTCAGCGCCTGGTGATCGGTCGCGACTATGTGGAAGAAGAACTGAGCGTAGCCGGACGCACGTTCCGCTATCGCCAACCGGAAGGCGCCTTCACTCAGCCCAACGGCCGGGTGTGCGAGAAGATGCTGGGCTGGGCCTACGACGTACTGGGCCAGCGCAGCGACGACCTGCTGGAGCTGTACTGCGGCAACGGCAACTTCACCCTGCCGCTGGCCACCCGAGTACGCAAGGTGCTCGCCACCGAGATCAGCAAGACTTCGGTGGGCGCCGCCCTGGCCAACCTGGCTGACAACGGCGTGAACAACGTCGAACTGGTGCGTTTGTCCGCCGAAGAGCTGACCCAGGCACTGAACGAGGTGCGCCCATTCCGCCGCCTGGCCGGCATCGACCTGAAAAGCTATGCGTTCGGCAGCGTATTCGTCGACCCGCCGCGCGCAGGCATGGACCCGGACACCTGTGAGCTGACCCGCCGCTTCCAGCGCATCCTGTACATCTCCTGCAACCCGGAAACCCTGGCCGCCAACATCGCCCAGCTTCATGACACGCACAAGATCACGCGCAGTGCGCTGTTCGACCAGTTCCCCTACACCCACCATATGGAAGCGGGTGTGCTGCTGGAACGGCGCTGA
- a CDS encoding DUF411 domain-containing protein gives MRRSLLALCLFTSLANASEPLSIDVHRDANCGCCKDWISHLQDNGFTVNDHVETDMRAVKQRLGVPPRLASCHTGVIDGKFVEGHVPAADVLKLLERDDLIGAAVPGMPMGSPGMEYGDRVDPYQVIGLDKQQQDVVLSDYPGN, from the coding sequence ATGCGTCGTTCCCTGCTCGCCCTCTGCCTCTTCACCAGCCTGGCCAATGCCAGCGAGCCCCTGAGCATCGATGTTCACCGCGATGCCAACTGCGGCTGCTGCAAGGACTGGATCAGTCACTTGCAGGACAACGGCTTCACCGTCAACGATCACGTCGAGACCGATATGCGTGCCGTCAAACAACGGCTGGGCGTGCCGCCGCGTCTGGCTTCGTGCCACACCGGGGTGATCGACGGCAAGTTCGTCGAAGGCCACGTCCCAGCTGCCGACGTTCTCAAGCTGCTCGAACGTGACGACCTGATTGGCGCCGCCGTACCCGGCATGCCCATGGGCTCGCCGGGCATGGAATACGGCGACCGTGTCGATCCTTATCAGGTGATTGGCCTGGACAAGCAGCAGCAGGATGTCGTGCTCAGCGACTACCCCGGCAACTGA
- a CDS encoding peptide ABC transporter ATP-binding protein has product MSTVLQAHELTRHYSVSRGLFKPSATVQALNGVSFELQAGKTLAVVGESGCGKSTLARALTLIEDPSSGSLQIAGREVAGASKAERKQLRRDVQMVFQNPYASLNPRQKIGDQLAEPLLINTELSRAERRDRVQAMMQQVGLRPEHYARYPHMFSGGQRQRIALARAMMLQPKVLVADEPTSALDVSIQAQVLNLFMDLQEQFATGYVFISHNLAVVRHVADDVLVMYLGRPVEMGPAAALYARPLHPYTRALLSATPAIHPDPDKPRLKISGELPNPLNPPSGCAFHKRCPHADERCRGERPELRLLDARQVACHHVERIAD; this is encoded by the coding sequence ATGAGTACCGTACTGCAAGCCCATGAGCTGACCCGTCACTACAGCGTCTCGCGCGGCCTGTTCAAGCCTTCGGCCACGGTGCAGGCGCTCAATGGCGTGTCGTTCGAGTTGCAGGCCGGCAAGACCCTGGCAGTGGTCGGCGAATCCGGCTGCGGCAAATCCACCCTGGCCCGCGCCCTGACCCTGATCGAAGACCCCAGCAGCGGCAGCCTGCAGATCGCCGGGCGCGAGGTGGCCGGCGCCAGCAAGGCCGAGCGCAAACAACTGCGCCGCGACGTGCAGATGGTGTTCCAGAATCCCTACGCCTCACTCAACCCGCGGCAGAAGATCGGCGATCAACTGGCCGAACCACTGCTGATCAACACCGAGCTGTCGCGCGCCGAACGCCGCGACAGGGTGCAGGCGATGATGCAGCAGGTGGGCCTGCGCCCCGAACATTATGCGCGCTACCCGCACATGTTCTCCGGCGGCCAGCGCCAACGCATCGCCCTGGCCCGCGCCATGATGCTGCAGCCCAAGGTGCTGGTGGCGGATGAACCGACCTCGGCGCTGGATGTGTCGATCCAGGCGCAGGTGCTCAACCTGTTCATGGACTTGCAGGAGCAGTTCGCCACCGGCTACGTGTTCATCTCGCACAACCTGGCGGTGGTGCGCCATGTCGCCGACGACGTGCTGGTGATGTACCTCGGGCGTCCGGTGGAAATGGGCCCGGCCGCAGCGCTCTACGCCCGCCCACTGCACCCCTACACCCGAGCCCTGCTGTCAGCGACACCGGCGATTCACCCTGATCCGGACAAGCCTCGACTGAAAATCAGCGGTGAGCTGCCCAACCCGCTGAATCCGCCATCCGGCTGCGCCTTCCACAAGCGCTGCCCGCATGCCGACGAACGCTGCCGGGGCGAACGCCCCGAACTGCGCCTGCTCGATGCACGGCAGGTGGCCTGCCATCATGTCGAACGCATCGCCGACTGA
- a CDS encoding HD domain-containing phosphohydrolase, with product MRGMLDRPEQELILVVDDAVDARQRLGALLADRYQVSLVGNDEALQAARAQPQPDLILLGWQDDYALCRKLCGDPQTRHIPLILVTGRSDVADEQLGFDLGAADYITKPVSPPIVLARVRAQLQLKAATDYLRDKSEYLELEVKRRTRDIQRLQDVTIEAMASVAVMRDNPRSSRLERIERYMTCLAAAFARQQPALSASLSGARIAQLGKSARLHVIDRLILPDRVLLSHGEPDENDLRLLREGVIAGRDALERAERKLGSITDFLSDAKDIVYSQHERWDGQGYPQGLSGEQIPLSARLMALVGYFEELTCQHAYLPSISPEQAVSRICAASGTRFDPMVVLAFVEVTAEFLQIAATLADDAAAVEVELQRLEDSLAENIELTLPAAP from the coding sequence ATGCGCGGGATGCTCGATAGGCCGGAGCAGGAACTGATTCTGGTGGTGGACGATGCCGTGGATGCGCGCCAGCGCCTGGGGGCGCTGCTGGCTGATCGTTATCAGGTGAGCCTGGTTGGCAATGATGAGGCACTGCAGGCGGCCAGGGCGCAACCGCAACCGGATCTGATCCTGCTTGGCTGGCAGGATGACTATGCATTGTGCCGCAAGCTCTGCGGCGATCCTCAAACCCGCCATATCCCACTGATTCTGGTGACCGGGCGCAGCGATGTTGCCGACGAGCAACTGGGCTTCGACCTCGGCGCCGCGGACTACATCACCAAGCCGGTCAGCCCGCCCATCGTGCTCGCCCGCGTGCGGGCGCAACTGCAGCTCAAGGCCGCTACCGACTACCTGCGTGACAAGAGCGAATACCTGGAACTCGAGGTCAAGCGGCGCACGCGCGATATCCAGCGCCTGCAGGATGTCACCATTGAGGCTATGGCCAGCGTTGCCGTGATGCGCGACAACCCGCGCAGCAGTCGTCTGGAACGTATCGAACGCTACATGACCTGCCTGGCTGCTGCGTTTGCACGGCAGCAGCCGGCCTTGTCAGCGTCGCTGAGCGGGGCGCGTATTGCCCAGTTGGGCAAGTCGGCCAGGCTGCATGTGATCGACCGGCTGATCCTGCCTGATCGCGTGCTGCTCAGCCATGGCGAGCCGGACGAAAATGACCTGCGCCTGCTGCGCGAGGGTGTGATCGCCGGGCGTGATGCGCTCGAACGTGCCGAGCGCAAGCTGGGCAGCATCACCGACTTTCTCTCTGACGCCAAGGACATCGTCTACAGCCAGCATGAGCGCTGGGATGGCCAGGGCTATCCGCAGGGGCTGAGTGGTGAGCAGATTCCATTGTCGGCACGGCTGATGGCGCTGGTCGGGTACTTCGAGGAGCTGACCTGTCAGCATGCCTATCTGCCGTCGATCAGCCCGGAACAGGCCGTTTCGCGGATTTGCGCCGCCAGCGGCACGCGCTTCGATCCCATGGTGGTGTTGGCTTTCGTCGAAGTGACGGCGGAGTTCCTGCAGATCGCCGCAACCCTGGCCGACGACGCTGCCGCGGTGGAAGTCGAGTTGCAGCGCCTGGAGGACTCGCTGGCGGAAAACATCGAGCTGACTCTGCCAGCGGCGCCATGA
- a CDS encoding ABC transporter substrate-binding protein yields MRKNAIIQALLTAGLIASAPFASAANLVFCSEGSPAGFDPGLYTTGTDFDAAAETIFNRLTQFERGGTKVEPGLAQSWEVSDDGLTYTFKLRPGVKFHTTEYFTPSRTFNADDVLFTFERMLDKDHPFRKAYPSEFPYFTDMGMDSNIAKLEKLDDMTVRFTLNDVDAAFVQNLAMSFASIQSAEYADQLLKAGKAADINQKPIGTGPFVFSRYQKDAVIRYKGNQDYWKPDDVKIDNLIFAINTDASVRMQKLKAGECHVTLFPRPADIASLQQDANLQMPEQAGFNVGYIAYNVTHPPFDKLEVRQALDMAVNKQAILNAVYQDAGQLAVNGMPPTQWSYNEDIKDPAFDPEKARELLKAAGVQEGTEITLWAMPVQRPYNPNAKQIAEMLQADWAKIGIKARIVSYEWGEYLKRAKAGEHDAMLIGWSGDNGDPDNWLGTLYGCDAVDGNNFSKWCFEDYDKLVKAAKRTTDVAERTELYKQAQVILKREVPITPLAHSTVYQPMRKEVRDFRISPFGINSFYGVGIGK; encoded by the coding sequence ATGCGCAAGAACGCCATTATCCAGGCTTTGCTTACCGCTGGGCTGATAGCCAGCGCTCCTTTCGCCAGCGCCGCCAACCTGGTGTTCTGTTCCGAGGGCAGCCCTGCGGGCTTCGACCCCGGCCTGTACACCACCGGTACCGATTTCGACGCCGCCGCGGAAACCATCTTCAACCGCCTGACCCAATTCGAGCGCGGCGGTACCAAGGTCGAACCTGGCCTGGCGCAAAGCTGGGAGGTCTCCGATGACGGCCTGACCTACACCTTCAAGCTGCGCCCCGGTGTGAAGTTCCACACCACCGAGTATTTCACGCCCAGCCGTACCTTCAACGCCGACGACGTGCTGTTCACCTTCGAGCGCATGCTCGACAAGGATCACCCATTCCGCAAGGCGTACCCCAGCGAATTCCCCTACTTCACCGACATGGGCATGGACAGCAACATCGCCAAGCTGGAAAAGCTCGATGATATGACTGTGCGTTTCACCCTCAACGACGTGGACGCTGCCTTCGTGCAGAACCTGGCGATGAGTTTTGCCTCGATCCAGTCCGCCGAATACGCCGACCAGTTGCTCAAGGCCGGCAAGGCCGCCGACATCAACCAGAAGCCCATCGGCACCGGCCCTTTCGTGTTCAGTCGTTATCAAAAGGACGCGGTGATCCGTTACAAGGGTAACCAGGACTACTGGAAACCCGATGACGTGAAGATCGATAACCTGATCTTCGCCATCAACACCGACGCCTCGGTGCGCATGCAGAAACTCAAGGCCGGCGAATGCCACGTCACCCTGTTCCCGCGCCCGGCCGATATCGCCTCGCTGCAACAAGATGCCAACCTGCAGATGCCCGAGCAGGCCGGTTTCAACGTCGGCTATATCGCCTACAACGTCACCCACCCGCCGTTCGACAAACTGGAAGTACGCCAGGCACTGGACATGGCAGTGAACAAGCAGGCCATCCTCAACGCCGTCTACCAGGACGCGGGGCAACTGGCGGTCAACGGCATGCCACCGACCCAGTGGTCGTATAACGAGGACATCAAGGACCCGGCCTTCGATCCGGAAAAAGCCAGGGAACTGCTCAAGGCCGCAGGCGTCCAGGAAGGCACCGAGATCACCCTCTGGGCCATGCCGGTGCAGCGCCCGTACAACCCCAATGCCAAGCAGATCGCCGAAATGCTGCAGGCCGATTGGGCCAAGATCGGCATCAAGGCACGCATCGTCAGCTACGAATGGGGCGAATACCTCAAGCGCGCCAAGGCCGGCGAGCACGACGCCATGCTGATTGGCTGGAGCGGCGACAACGGCGACCCGGACAACTGGCTCGGCACCCTCTACGGCTGCGACGCGGTCGACGGCAACAACTTCTCCAAGTGGTGCTTCGAGGACTACGACAAGCTGGTCAAGGCCGCCAAGCGCACCACCGACGTGGCTGAGCGCACCGAGCTGTACAAGCAGGCCCAGGTGATCCTCAAGCGTGAGGTGCCGATCACCCCGTTGGCGCACTCCACCGTGTACCAGCCGATGCGCAAGGAGGTGCGTGACTTCCGCATCAGCCCGTTCGGCATCAACTCGTTCTATGGTGTAGGTATCGGCAAGTGA
- a CDS encoding ABC transporter permease subunit: protein MTAATSLDQSLLYPSPLKEFWQAFSHNKGAVAGLAFMLLMVFCALFAPWVAPHAPSEQYRDFLLTPPVWLDGGQWRFLLGTDELGRDLLSRLIYGARLSLLIGLASVLLSLIPGILLGLVAGFFPRLLGPGIMRLMDIMLALPSLLLAVAIVAILGPGLINTIFAIAIVSLPSYVRLTRAAVMGELNRDYVTAAQLAGASLPRLMFITVLPNCMAPLIVQATLSFSSAILDAAALGFLGLGVQPPTPEWGTMLASARDYIERAWWVVTLPGLAILLSVLAINLMGDGLRDALDPKLKNAQ, encoded by the coding sequence ATGACTGCAGCCACCAGCCTCGACCAGAGCCTGCTCTACCCCTCACCGCTGAAAGAATTCTGGCAAGCCTTCAGCCATAACAAGGGCGCGGTCGCCGGCCTGGCGTTCATGCTGCTGATGGTGTTCTGCGCGCTGTTCGCCCCCTGGGTCGCACCACATGCCCCGAGCGAGCAGTACCGCGACTTCCTGCTCACCCCGCCGGTCTGGCTGGACGGTGGCCAATGGCGCTTCCTGCTCGGCACCGACGAGCTGGGCCGTGACCTGCTTTCGCGCCTGATCTACGGCGCACGCCTGTCGCTGCTGATCGGCCTGGCGTCTGTGCTGCTGTCGCTGATTCCCGGCATCCTCCTGGGCCTGGTCGCCGGTTTCTTCCCGCGCCTGCTCGGCCCCGGCATCATGCGCCTGATGGACATCATGCTGGCGTTGCCGTCGCTGCTGTTGGCGGTGGCCATCGTCGCCATCCTCGGCCCTGGCCTGATCAACACCATTTTCGCCATCGCCATCGTCTCGCTGCCGTCCTACGTGCGTCTGACCCGCGCAGCGGTGATGGGCGAGCTGAACCGCGACTACGTCACTGCCGCGCAACTGGCCGGTGCCAGCCTGCCCCGGCTGATGTTCATCACCGTGCTGCCCAACTGCATGGCGCCGTTGATCGTGCAGGCGACGCTGAGTTTTTCCTCGGCGATTCTCGATGCCGCCGCGCTGGGCTTTCTCGGCCTCGGCGTGCAACCGCCGACGCCCGAGTGGGGCACCATGCTGGCCTCGGCGCGCGACTACATCGAACGCGCCTGGTGGGTGGTGACGCTGCCCGGCCTGGCAATTCTGCTCAGCGTGCTGGCGATCAACCTGATGGGCGACGGCCTGCGCGATGCGCTGGATCCGAAACTCAAGAATGCGCAGTGA
- a CDS encoding NCS2 family permease, translating to MLERLFQLNAHNTTVRTEVLAGVTTFLTMAYILFVNPNMLAETGMDHGAVFVATCLAAAIGSLVMGLLANYPIALAPGMGLNAFFTYTVVMTMGYSWQTALGAVFLSGVIFFLLSIFRIREWIINSIPLALRAGIAAGIGLFLAIIALKNAGIVVDHPATLVGLGDMSKGGALLACLGFFVIAALAYRKVTGAVMIGILLVTGLSIALGLSELPGVVSMPPSLMPTLLQLDIAGALDIGLVSVIFAFLFVDLFDTSGTLVGVAQKADLLDKDGKMPRLGRALLADSTATMAGAALGTSTTTSYIESAAGISAGGRTGLTACVVAALFLLSLFFAPLAGSVPAYATAPALLFVAVLMMSSLAQIDWDDLTVAAPVVVAALAMPLTFSIANGIAFGFIAWTGIKLLSGRARELNAAMWVLSALFIVKLAYFA from the coding sequence ATGCTGGAAAGACTGTTCCAACTCAACGCCCACAACACCACGGTGCGCACCGAGGTTCTGGCCGGGGTCACCACTTTCCTGACCATGGCCTACATCCTCTTCGTCAACCCCAACATGCTGGCCGAGACCGGCATGGATCATGGCGCGGTGTTCGTCGCCACCTGCCTGGCCGCCGCCATCGGCTCGCTGGTGATGGGTCTTTTAGCCAACTACCCGATTGCCCTGGCGCCGGGCATGGGCCTCAACGCCTTCTTCACCTACACCGTGGTCATGACCATGGGCTACAGCTGGCAGACCGCCCTGGGCGCGGTGTTTCTCTCCGGCGTAATCTTCTTCCTGCTGTCGATCTTCAGAATCCGCGAGTGGATCATCAACAGCATCCCTCTGGCCCTGCGCGCCGGCATCGCCGCCGGCATCGGCCTGTTCCTGGCGATCATCGCGCTGAAGAACGCCGGCATCGTGGTCGATCACCCGGCCACCCTGGTCGGCCTGGGCGACATGAGCAAGGGCGGCGCGCTGCTGGCCTGCCTGGGCTTTTTCGTCATCGCCGCGCTGGCCTATCGCAAGGTCACCGGCGCCGTGATGATCGGCATCCTGCTGGTTACCGGTCTGTCCATCGCCCTGGGCCTGTCCGAGCTGCCCGGCGTGGTCTCGATGCCGCCCTCGCTGATGCCAACCCTGCTGCAACTGGACATCGCCGGCGCGCTGGATATCGGCCTGGTCAGCGTGATCTTCGCCTTCCTCTTCGTCGACCTGTTCGACACCTCCGGCACCCTGGTGGGCGTGGCGCAAAAGGCCGACCTGCTGGACAAGGACGGCAAGATGCCGCGCCTGGGCCGCGCCCTGCTGGCCGACAGCACCGCGACCATGGCCGGCGCTGCGCTGGGCACCAGCACCACCACCAGCTATATCGAATCCGCCGCCGGCATCAGTGCCGGTGGGCGTACCGGCCTGACCGCCTGCGTGGTCGCCGCGCTGTTTCTGCTCAGCCTGTTCTTCGCCCCGCTGGCCGGCTCGGTGCCGGCTTACGCCACCGCTCCGGCGCTGCTGTTCGTCGCCGTGCTGATGATGAGCAGCCTGGCACAAATCGACTGGGACGATCTGACCGTCGCCGCCCCCGTGGTAGTCGCCGCCCTGGCTATGCCACTGACCTTCTCCATCGCCAATGGCATCGCCTTCGGCTTCATCGCCTGGACCGGCATCAAGCTGCTGTCCGGCCGTGCTCGCGAACTGAATGCCGCGATGTGGGTGCTGTCTGCCCTGTTCATCGTCAAGCTGGCCTACTTCGCCTGA